Proteins co-encoded in one Pseudomonadota bacterium genomic window:
- a CDS encoding acyl-CoA dehydrogenase: protein MAVPVENFLPLGAAAPHTRIAGWPETPHTTLGPLGAEMALSEEEQAIWNVVHRFAEHEMRPLGRQLDRLRPEQVIAADSPLWPFIARYHELGFSTDALFNMPPLQRARIQCLVNEELCWGDVGLAFTVGAATFPRFMARSFGNDYLAERWPETTIGCWGITEPDHGSDNLDPEGEARHARGEYGRPNCIATLKTDRIVVNGQKSAWVSNGTIAQLCVLFCACDSGAGPDTKHGCVVIVPLDARGVSKGKPLDKMGQRTLNQGEIFFDNVEVPRENLLAGPEFYQRAVYTIHQEANGLMAVGLTGVGRAAYELAFEYAHQRRQGGMPLIKHQHIAYRLFQMYRKLEASRALARRVVEYNATAALPSLSAAMAAKVHCTQAAYEIAHEALQMFGGNGMTCEYPLEKLLRDTRAGLIEDGCNELLSIKGGFGLARPDLL, encoded by the coding sequence ATGGCCGTACCCGTCGAGAACTTCCTGCCCCTGGGCGCAGCCGCGCCGCATACGCGCATTGCCGGCTGGCCCGAGACACCGCACACGACGCTTGGCCCGCTCGGCGCCGAGATGGCGCTCAGCGAAGAGGAACAGGCGATATGGAATGTCGTGCATCGGTTCGCCGAGCACGAAATGCGCCCGCTCGGTCGCCAGCTCGACCGCCTGCGCCCGGAACAAGTGATCGCCGCCGACTCGCCGCTGTGGCCGTTCATTGCCCGCTACCACGAACTGGGCTTCAGCACCGATGCGCTGTTCAACATGCCGCCCTTGCAGCGCGCACGCATCCAGTGCCTGGTCAACGAAGAGTTGTGCTGGGGTGATGTCGGGCTCGCGTTCACGGTCGGCGCGGCGACCTTTCCGCGTTTCATGGCGCGCAGTTTCGGCAACGACTACCTGGCCGAGCGCTGGCCGGAGACCACCATCGGCTGCTGGGGGATCACCGAGCCCGACCACGGTAGCGACAATCTCGACCCCGAGGGTGAGGCGCGTCACGCGCGTGGCGAGTACGGGCGGCCGAACTGCATCGCCACGCTGAAGACCGACCGAATCGTCGTCAACGGGCAGAAATCCGCGTGGGTGTCCAACGGCACCATCGCCCAGCTATGCGTGCTGTTCTGCGCCTGCGACAGCGGCGCGGGACCCGACACCAAGCATGGCTGCGTGGTCATCGTGCCGCTGGACGCGCGCGGCGTGAGCAAGGGCAAGCCGCTGGACAAGATGGGCCAGCGCACGCTGAACCAGGGCGAGATCTTCTTCGACAATGTCGAAGTGCCGCGCGAGAACCTGTTGGCCGGCCCGGAGTTCTACCAACGCGCGGTCTACACCATCCACCAGGAGGCCAATGGCCTGATGGCGGTCGGGCTGACCGGCGTCGGACGCGCAGCCTACGAACTGGCGTTCGAGTACGCCCACCAGCGGCGCCAGGGCGGCATGCCGCTGATCAAGCACCAGCACATTGCCTATCGCCTGTTCCAGATGTATCGCAAGCTCGAGGCGAGCCGCGCGCTGGCGCGACGCGTGGTGGAGTACAACGCCACCGCCGCGCTGCCCTCGCTGTCCGCGGCGATGGCCGCCAAGGTGCATTGCACCCAGGCCGCGTACGAGATTGCCCACGAGGCCCTGCAGATGTTCGGCGGCAACGGCATGACGTGTGAGTACCCGCTGGAGAAGCTGCTGCGCGACACCCGTGCCGGCCTCATCGAGGACGGCTGCAACGAACTGTTGTCGATCAAGGGAGGCTTTGGCCTGGCTCGCCCCGATCTCCTCTGA